GCGAGCTGCTGAAGAGGACCGAGGCCGGAACCGTGGTCAGTGTGAGCAACACCGAGAAGGTCGCCGACCGCCCGGCCTACCAGCTCGTCCTGGCGCCCAAGGACGCCTCCTCCCTGGTCAAGGAGGTCAAGGTGGCGCTCGACGGGGAGACCTTCGTCCCGTTGCGGGTCCAGGTCTACGCCAAGAGCGCGGCCGAACCGGCCTTCGAGGTCGGGTTCACCTCGGTGACGTTCACCCCGCCCGCCCCGGACAACTTCGCCTTCACCCCGCCGGCCGGTACGAAGGTGGAGGAGAAGTCGCTCTCCGACCTGAGCGGCGGCCCGGAGGCCCAGCGGGAGAGGGCCGAGGAGCTGAAGGGAGAGGCCACGACCGTGGGCGAGGGATGGACCACGGTCATGGTGCTCCCCTCGAAGGACCTCATGGGCCAGGCGCAGCCGGAGAAGGGGGAGCGGCCCGGCGGGCAGGACCAGAACGCGATCGCCGACGCCCTGCTGAAGGCGGCCGAGCCGGTCAGCGGGACGTGGGGCAGCGGCAAGGTCATCCGGACCAAGCTGGTCTCCGCGCTGCTGACCGACGACGGCCGTCTGCTCGTCGGGGCGGTCACCCCCGACAAGCTGACCGAGGTGGCCGGCCAGAGGTGAGGAAGACGCCGGGAGACACACGACTCCTGGCGGGCGACGGTGGGGCTCGCCGCGGCGGGCCCCACCGGGCGGGGTTCGCCGAGAGCCCGGGGGCGCCCGCCGCCAGGGACGCGAAACCAGGAGGAGAGCCATGTTGACCGTCCAGGAGCCCTCGCCGTCCGCCACGGCCTCCACCGGAGAGTGCTCGATCGTCACGCGGGGGCTGACCAAGCGCTTCCGGGGCGGCCAGGTGGCCGTGAACGATCTCGACCTGGCCGTGCCGAGGGGCTCGGTCTTCGGCTTCCTCGGCCCGAACGGCTCGGGCAAGACCACGACCATCCGCATGCTCCTCGGTCTGGCCGCGCCGACCTCGGGCACCTGGGAGCTGCTCGGCACGCCCATGCCGGGCGGGATGGGCACCGTACTGCCACGGGTGGGCGCGCTGGTCGAGGGGCCGGCGTTCTACCCCTACCTGTCGGGGGAGGCGAACCTGCGCCGCTACGACGCCGCCGATCCGGCGGCCGACCCGCGCACCGCCGCGGCGAGGATCGGGCTCGCCCTGGAGCGGGTCGGGCTGGCCGCCGCGGCCCGCAAACGCTACCGGGCCTACTCGCTGGGCATGCGCCAGAGGCTGGCCATCGCCGGGGCACTGCTCGGGCCGAGGGAGCTGCTCGTCCTCGACGAGCCGACCAACGGCCTCGACCCGCAGGGCACCCGTGAGGTGCGGGGGCTGGTCAAGGAGATCGCCGCGGAGGGGACGACCGTGTTCGTCTCCTCCCACCTGCTGGCCGAGGTGGAGCACATGTGCTCCCACATCGCCGTCATGCGCGCCGGGCGGCTGGTCGCCCAGGGCCCCATCGCCGGGCTCCGGGCCGGTGAGGCGGTGCGGATCCGGGTGGAGACCCCGGACATCGCCGAGGCGGCGGCCGTATTCGCCGCGCTCGGACTGGCGCAGGTCCGCGCCGGCGACGGGGAGGTCAGCGCCGAGCTGGGCACCGACGCTCCGGAGCGGATCTGCGCGGTACTGGTGGACGGCGGGGTGGCCGTGCGCGGCCTGGCCGTGCAGCGGCCGAGCCT
This DNA window, taken from Streptosporangium album, encodes the following:
- a CDS encoding ABC transporter ATP-binding protein, producing MLTVQEPSPSATASTGECSIVTRGLTKRFRGGQVAVNDLDLAVPRGSVFGFLGPNGSGKTTTIRMLLGLAAPTSGTWELLGTPMPGGMGTVLPRVGALVEGPAFYPYLSGEANLRRYDAADPAADPRTAAARIGLALERVGLAAAARKRYRAYSLGMRQRLAIAGALLGPRELLVLDEPTNGLDPQGTREVRGLVKEIAAEGTTVFVSSHLLAEVEHMCSHIAVMRAGRLVAQGPIAGLRAGEAVRIRVETPDIAEAAAVFAALGLAQVRAGDGEVSAELGTDAPERICAVLVDGGVAVRGLAVQRPSLEDVFVGLTGEGFDVDG
- a CDS encoding LolA family protein, which produces MRWGVPIAVIAVVAGAIGAGPVIAAVQGEPVLPERTAEQLLADAAQATQSGLKPMSGTVMQTASLGLPGLPDVTGMGGSSPAALLAGSHELKVWYGGADRFRFALPGRMSETDLIVNGDQAWLWESEANKATRIKGAAQAGPDQQKAMPTATTPQQLAGELLKRTEAGTVVSVSNTEKVADRPAYQLVLAPKDASSLVKEVKVALDGETFVPLRVQVYAKSAAEPAFEVGFTSVTFTPPAPDNFAFTPPAGTKVEEKSLSDLSGGPEAQRERAEELKGEATTVGEGWTTVMVLPSKDLMGQAQPEKGERPGGQDQNAIADALLKAAEPVSGTWGSGKVIRTKLVSALLTDDGRLLVGAVTPDKLTEVAGQR